One Kiloniellales bacterium genomic window, GAGGCACATGAAGGGATAGGGCCGGCCCGCCGGGACGTCCGAAGCGGTCACGCAGGAATCGGGCTCGAAGCCCTGGGCCTTGGTGTCGGCCAGGTTCACCGCCGCCATCTCGGTCGAGTAGCCGGTGTTGGTGCCGATCTTGACCTCCCGCCGGCGCAGCTCGGCGACCAGCTCCAGCGTGCCCGGGATCAGCGCCGAGTAGGTCGAGAGGCAGGCGATCTGCCGCGGCACGAAGTCCGCGTACATCGCCTCGACGTCGGCCTCGCCCGGCGGCCGGCCATGCGCCTCCTGCCAGCGGCGGCGCACAGAGTCCATCAGGGTGATGGCGCGGATGTGATCCTTCTTGGGGGCGCCCATGGGCGCCCGGGCCTCGGCCATGGAAATCGGCACCTGGCGGTCCTTGAAGACCTCGACGAAGACCACCGCCGGCGCGACGCAGCCGAAGTCGACAATGGTTCCGGCCCAGTCGAAGATCACCGCCTGGACGCTGCCTTGATAGCTGCGCCGGTAGCCGAAATCGAAGATCTGGCTCACCGCTAGCTTCCCGTCCGTCCGAGCGGCCGGTAGGGGCTGCAGTCGGTGACGCCCATCTCGTCCAGGGTCGCCTCGACCGCGGCCAGGGCGCCGCGGATCTCGTCGCTGCCCAGCCGGCCGATGCAGCCGATGCGGAAGCTGGGGGCCACGGTCAGCTTGCCCGGATAGATCACATAGCCGCGTTCGCGCAGAGCATCGTAGAAGGTCTCGAAATCGAAGCGCGGATCGACCGGCATCCGGAAGGTGACGATGATCGGCGCCTGCAGCTCGTCCGGCAGCAGGGTCTCGAAGCCGAGCGCCCGCATGCCCTCGACCAGGAGCCTGCAGTTCTCGCGGTAGCGGGCGCCGCGGCCCTCGACGCCGCCCTCGGCCTCGAACTCCTTCAGGGCCTGATCGAAGGCCAGGATCACGTGGGTCGGCGGCGTGAAGCGCCACTGGCCGTTCTTCTCCATGGCCTGCCACTGGTCATGGAGATCGAGGCTCAGCGAGGGCGAGTTGTCCTCGCTGGCCTCCAGGGCGCTGCGCCGCGCGATGCAGAAGCCGAGGCCCGGCGCGCCCTCCAGGCACTTGTTGCTGGAGGCGACCAGGGCGTCGAAGGGGACCTCCCGGGCGTTCAGCGGCAGCGCGCCGAAGGCGCTCATCGCGTCGATCAGCAGCCCGCGCCCGTGCCCTGCGGTCACCTCGGCGATGGCCTCGATGGGGTTGAGGATGCCCGAGGTCGTCTCGCAATGGACGGCCGCGACGTGGGTGATCTCGCGGTCCTCGGTCAGGGCCCGGTCGATCGCCGCGGGATCGTTGGGCCGGTCCTCCGGCGTCTCGAGGATCCGCATGACCCGGCGGTGGTACTTGCAGATCTTCGCCATGCGCTGGCCGTAGGCGCCGTTCATGACGA contains:
- a CDS encoding phosphonoacetaldehyde hydrolase; translation: MSQIFDFGYRRSYQGSVQAVIFDWAGTIVDFGCVAPAVVFVEVFKDRQVPISMAEARAPMGAPKKDHIRAITLMDSVRRRWQEAHGRPPGEADVEAMYADFVPRQIACLSTYSALIPGTLELVAELRRREVKIGTNTGYSTEMAAVNLADTKAQGFEPDSCVTASDVPAGRPYPFMCLKNAIELGVDCVAACVKVDDTLPGIEEGLNAGMWSIGVSVSGNEVGLTLEEWQALPEAEQATKRSQAHRRLAQAGAHYVVDDVSRVLPCIDDIGQRLARGERP
- a CDS encoding 2-aminoethylphosphonate--pyruvate transaminase, which encodes MPTSTASGSPTGDPWLLTPGPLTTSPTVKEAMLHDLGSRDHGFIEINRWIRERLVAIAGGVGSHVCVPLQGSGTFAVEAMLGNFVPQDGKVLIVMNGAYGQRMAKICKYHRRVMRILETPEDRPNDPAAIDRALTEDREITHVAAVHCETTSGILNPIEAIAEVTAGHGRGLLIDAMSAFGALPLNAREVPFDALVASSNKCLEGAPGLGFCIARRSALEASEDNSPSLSLDLHDQWQAMEKNGQWRFTPPTHVILAFDQALKEFEAEGGVEGRGARYRENCRLLVEGMRALGFETLLPDELQAPIIVTFRMPVDPRFDFETFYDALRERGYVIYPGKLTVAPSFRIGCIGRLGSDEIRGALAAVEATLDEMGVTDCSPYRPLGRTGS